CGACCAAGCAAGCTACCCGCGCGGCTCGCGAGTCCAGTAGGTTTGGGGCCATCCTTCTCTGTCTTACTTTCGATGTGGAACTTGTGGGACCGGGCAGTCTTGGCACTGCTCGGCGGCCCCAAGGTACAGGCAGGCAAGAACAATGAGAACTGAGGAGTCTGACGAACGTGAGGATCAGACGAGACGAATTCATGCAGATAACCAGCCGGGGTGAGAACAAAGTATGCTTCACGATAGGCGCGTGTAAACCGCTTCTTGCGCTCGAGAATGCCAACGTGAACAGGAACGACCGATGGGTCGTCCTTGGAGGGATACTCGACTGTGTCAGGGTTACGCAGTGGCGTCTCAGGATCCAAGAGGTGGTCCGACTTGGCCGCAAAGGAGATCCATTCGCGATCAGGAGCGAGCGCGGCCATCGCGTTGCCCATTACGCGCCACGTCTCCTGGACCGAGGCACTCATGCGCGAGTTCCATTCTTCAAATGTCTGCCATGCGCTCTGGATCGAACGAACAACTCCTTCTTCAAAGTGTGCCGAGTTTTGTTGCATGATAATAATAGACTTTTGAAGCGCGTTTTCCTCGTGAACTTGTTTTTGGAGCTGACGAATGACGAGTTGGTTCATGACGTAGGGGTCATCGCGAGCAGTGACTTGCATAGGCGTGTTCTTGAACATCGCAATGGCACGAGAAAGGTCCGAGATGTGCTTGGTGGACATTTCGCGCTCGCGCGCAACCGAGGTGGCCAGCTTGCCCGTATCGTTCTGAACGTTCTTGATGTGCGCCTTGATCTCATAATGCAACTTGCGCAAGTGCTGTACTATCGAGCCTTCAACCGTCTTCGCGAGGTTCGAATGGTGGTCCGCGATTGTACGCGTCTTATCTCGAATGGTGTAGTACACATCCTAATTCGAGGTTCCAGTAAATCAAATAAGGCCGTGAGAACCGGTACGTACCTGGAGCCCACCCTCGCCCATGAATTGGTTGCCGGCCTTGAACGGCACTTGAATGACGGCACCGAGTTTGGTCATTTCCTTCGCCGTGTTACTCTCAATATCGGCAACCCCCTGTCCGAGAGGCAATGTCAACGTGAGTGCAGTCACAATTTCACATGCGTGCTAACCTCAAAGTACGCAACGAGCTGCTTGACAATATGCTTGTACGCCGTAAAGCGCTATACCAAATGTCAATCATAGGCGTAACCAGAGGGGATAAGTATGACCTACCTCGATAAGAATATCCGACGGACGAAGCTCATGAACGGCCGTGCTTTTGCGAATAAGAGTCTGGTTCTTGCTCATCGCAGACCGTCGAGAAACACTCGTCGCTCGAGAGATGGTGTTTCCATCGCCATTGATCGAGTGAGCACGACTGTGCGAGGACATTGTGGACAAAAGAAGGGGGTTAGCTGAGGTGGTGCGACCAGCCTCGGCCTACTTATAGATCCCAGTACTTAACGCCGGAGCGGGGACCCCGGATACCGCCGAGTCACTTAAAGTTCCGCTCTCAGTCGACGTTCTCTCATGTTCAGTCGAGTTTTGCATCACGGACGTACTCGGAACCATTCAGACAGCCTCGATGCAGCTAATTTGTACGGCATTTAATTAACAGTCGGCGCATTTAGCCCGACTTTTTCGCTCTCCTAAGCCTATGTTCGCTGGGCGATGACGTCTGATCGACGCCACAACGCTCCACTCATTGGCAACTTTCTTTGACCTCCGATACAAACATGGCTCGGATTACATTTGGTTTATAAATTCTATAATACAGTATCTTCAACAAAAGGGGGAGTCAAAATCACAACGAAAGAGAATAAAAGCCAAGTAATAATGGGATTCGTGAAAACGTCACTTTGTCGTCAATTTATTCGGCATTTGGCTCAGTTGAGTACGCCGCCTTGCCTGCCTGATGCAGGTACTGGCTGCGGCTGGCGCAACCGGGCTGCACCAACACCTGAACGACCCAGTGCTGGTAAACTCATCCGACGGTGCCATTCCTGTTGCGACTGCTTATAATCGGTTTCCGTCgcgtcatcgtcgtcgtcgtcagtTAAAACTGCATTATCGTCACCGTCCTTGGCACGCTTGCTATTCTCGGGCCCAAGCGTCTGAGACGGCAAGCGCTTGTAGTTTGGTCGATTGTTGCTCGGTTCCACGACGTACGATCCAGTGTTGGTCATCAATGAGCGCCAGGCATCACCTTGGAGGGTACCGGGAGCAAAAGGAGGGGGGAAGGTTGGGTCGTTCTTGATATTGGTTTTCGAATCAGACTCTTCTTGCTTAGCTGCTGCAGCTTTCATCTTGGGTGCCATCTGGAGAGACGGTGCTGGTAGCGCATTCAAGGCACTACGATACTGTTCGAGCCCTTTAGTCTCCGGCCCACCCACGCGAGGAGTCTGGCCGGCTCCGGACTGAGGCCGTTGCTGGCCAATTCTAGTGAGGGGATCGACCGCAGCGGCACGGGGGGTTGCATCTCCTCTCGGCGTCTTTAGACAAGGCATTGACGTCATCTTGGCCAAAGAGTGCCCCCGGCCCTCGCCATTGGGCTGGTTTTGGCCATCCATGCATTCGTTCCAGAAAGCCTTGAGATCCCCGAAGGTTGATTGGCGTTGCGTCATAGAGGGCCTAGACGGAGACTCGACCTGAGGGGTGAGTCCAGTCCCCATACCTATCCCGGGGACCATCATAGGGCCCATGGAAAGCAGAGAGCTAGCGCCAGGGTCATGCAAGGCTATATCGTCGATCGCACGTCCAATACTGGTGGTACTTCCGGATTCCGAACCAACTAGACTCATTGGGCTAGGAAAGTCGGTGTATTCGCTAGCGGTTCCCGGTCTTCCAGAAGATTCATAGTCCGTACCCGAGTCACTCGCGCTTACGCTGCCACGGTGCATGTACAGTCTAGTCGGGGTGATGGCAGGGTATTGTTGACCCTGAGCGCGCAACAGCGCTTGATTAAGAAGTTGATGAGATCCATCAAGTGAAGGAGACGAGCGATGGCGCTGATGGTGCTGGATCGAGTGACGCTGATAAGAGGCTGATGCCGGGCGCTGGTGAAGCGTAGTCAGTGGAATTTGACTTGGCTCGTGTTGTGAATCGATATTATAGCTGAACGGGCTGCCCATCGAGGTCTGAAACTTGTGCGATGATGTGTAGCTAGGCGCGTTGGGATCATGGAAGACACCGCCATCAAAGTTACTGGGTACGTTGTTCAGTCCCATCAGGTCCATGCCATTCCATGGAGATGAGTCGGCGCTTTCACTTGTTGCGGCCGAAAAGGAAAGAGAAGGCGCTTCTGGGCTTCCCATAAACGTGTTCGAGGCCGGATTGGGCATTGGTACGGTGTTATCGAATATAGGGGGCATGGCGATGGGGTTGTCAGGGGGTGGGTAGTGGAAATTGAAGGGTGGCATATCTTCCTGGTAATGGCCAAATGAGTTTATCATCGGCTCTTGGGGGAGGGAGATAGCGTGTTCGGGAAGTGTTCCAGGCACGTTGTTGGGAGAAGGGTTGGTGTTTCGACGGGGACGCTTCGTCTTGGGATAGTTACATTTGGAACCACGTGAGGAACAATTATCTGAAAGAAAACACGTCAGCAATCATATAAGGAAGACCCGTCCGGCACTGCGGGCTGAGATATGGCCGGGATATGGGGGAAGACGAAGGGAGATAGGTAGGCGTGGGAGATGGACTCACTGCATGATGGGCGTCCAAAATCGCATTTGGTACTGCTTTGTGTGCACTCCTCGCATGGACGGCGCTTCTTGTCATCCGAGGCTGCTGATTGGTTGCGCGCCCCCTGCTTACGCGACGTTGTATTGGCAAGGCCGCCGGGGGTATGGCACTTGTTCACATGGCGAGAGAGCAGGTCACTGGAGGGAGCAGGATGAATATATGAGCCAAGGAGCAATTAGACCGCGATGGAGCGTACCTTCTTGCGAAGCGGTCTCCGCAGGTCTGGCATGCGTAGGGTCTGTCTCCAGTGTCTATACGAGTGGAGAGGGTGTGAGCGGGGCGCAAAAGAACCAAGTGGAGCGTACATACGGGAGCGCATGTGGCGTGCTACGTGTTGGGGCCGTGTAAATGTCGCAGAACATACAGGACACATATGATCTCCGCCCATATTGACAGATAATTCTTCTAGCAAAAGGTGGTCGTTGCTTACAATTGAGAGAGCGGTTCCGGTCGGCTCGTCCTCTCTTTGAAGGCTCCAAATctgatgatgtcattgagTTTGCAGTTGTTTGTACTTCAGAAGCTCCTGTCGACGTCACAGCCCGTTGTGACACCGATTAGCTGAGATCGCCAAAATGGCCAAACGCTATCAACAACTCTATTGATCGTCATTCCGcaccgcatatatgcacattGTGACACAATGCTGCCCGTGGCGTTCAACATCATTCCAATAGGTAGCTGCCTCGACCGAGCCACCGCCGACAAGCGCCAGACCACAGTTTGGGTAGGCCCAGTTGCGTATATGCAAATCTAGGACCCAGTCTTGATTGCGATCCCTCGTTTCCAACCCTAAGCTAAGGCTGTTCTCACCGACCGAATCGAACCCATCATTGCGTGTAATTGCCGCGACATCAAGCAATTCGCCGTTCACAACGTGTATCCGTATGCGTGGCTTTGCACCCCAGATCACAGTAAGGCTCGGCGCATCGGGCGCATCGATAGTGTCCCCAATACCCACATACCGAACACAATTTTCGGGCTTCTGTCGCGCTCTCAGGTGCTGCGGCAGTCAGATAGCTGGGCACATGGCTGGGAAGTGATCCCAACCCCTAAATAAATCACCCACAATCAGTGTGGCGAGGTCACAAGAAGCCGACCAAAATTATACGAAACTGCTTACCTCTTGTTCGATAATCGCATTTAGATTTTTTCGGTACAATAGGATCGACCGCACATGGGTAGTAGACTTCTTCCGACCCTTGTTACAGTCGTCTGCGAGTGTCGTCCGACTCCGGTTACCTGCTAGACCGGTCCCCAGATCAGTGTTTCTGACATCTGTATAATTGGATCGCTACATCTCCTCATGAGAAATGAGTCACTTTTGCTCGAATGAAATGCAGAACTCACTTCAAGTTCTTCGACCCGTCGCTTGTTGCGTCGCGCTATCAGTTCAGGTGCTACAGGCGCCGCAGCAATGTTCTGGGCTTCCCGGGGTGCTGCCAGTCGGTCAATCATATGAACAATGGACCATCTTCCAACAACTCACCTTGCACTCGACTTGCAGCATTACCACCCCGGCCCCTTGGTCTACCCCTCCCTCGTGGTTTATTGACATCTGCCATGTCGTCGAGAAGAAAAAGAGATCAGCAGGTATGTCTGTCTGCGCTCATCTATCCCGTGTATAGCGCCCCCGATCACATAATCATCACAAAATACGTGGCAGAACCCTGAATGTGCCTTTACTCGTTTAACTGACGTTCCAAATCTCTCCAAGCACTCTACCACCATAGCACCATGCGCTTCGTCCGAACTCTTTCTCAGATTGTATTGCTCGCATCTGCTGCCTGTGCAGCAGTAGTTGCACCCGTAGAGCCCAAATTAGATATTAGTGCCAGCTTTGGCGAGGAGAATCCATTTGCTCGTGTGTTTAGTTTAATGTTCGTTTATTCGTTTATTTATGTGTTTAACAGAGGTGGTGAATGGTCAAAGCACCAAATTACTCGTCAAAATTCTCAATACATCTGGAGCAAACGTTACGTTGGTGGATATTGGAGGTTCGTACCATGATGTGGATACTGGAAAGACTTTGCGCAATGTGAGTTTGTCTACAAACCCGTCTACATGCGTCTTATTCGGATCGGGTTAGGTCACCGCGCGCAAATTCAACCTCCCTATCATTGAAGGCATGAACTTGACTTTCCCATATCTCCTTACCTCCGAGTAAGTGGACTTGATCAATGACGTCAAATAAATGAATAGATGACCGGAATGCTATTCTAGACTGCGCCCAAAAGACACCAAACTCCTCGTATGGGCGAATATCAAAGATAGTGTAAGTGTAAGATTTAATTTCGCGTACACGCACGAATTAAATCTTTGTTAGGATGCAAATATCTTCCGCATGACAGCATACGATTCGATCGTCTCTATTGTTGAACCACCCTCGTCTATTTTTGATATCCAAATGTAAGTTCATCCTGTTCGCATATATGTGTTCATGCACTCATTGTTACCACAGGATCCTCACTTACCTTATGGTCCTTGGTCTCCTTGGAGGCGGAGGGTACTACGCCTACCTCACCGCGAACCCCCCTCCAAAGAAAAAGTCTGGTGCTCCCTCTAACCTCCCACCTACTCAAGTCCCTCTCCCCGAGACTCCTGGTGGTGCTGCGCACTACGAGGAAGAATGGATCCCGTCACATCACTTGGCAGGTTCAGGCGCTCGCGCACGCAAGGTTTCGAGGGGTGAGGCATTGAGCTCAGGCGACGAGAGCGCTTCTGGGAAAAAGAAGAAGGGAGGAAAAGGTCGATGAGCTACCTGTATACTACACAAAAGTATGCCACGTACTATCGATGTGGCTCCATGTATTACTTGTACATAGTAATCGATTTGAAACATCTCATTTAATCTCGTCTCTTGTGCCGTGTTTCATACTCTGTAATGATCCAGAAGAGCAAACTCGATCGGCGGTCCTACAACCTTGAATCCACGATAGACTATTTTGACGTCGGTTCTGCGTCATGTATGCGtggtatatgcgcatgaGGTAATGCCGTGTGAGGATCCCATGCCTGTAAATGATTGCGGGGAACGTATCGAAGATCTTGTCCATGATCTGCATGCATTGCATCACATAGGCCGCGAACGCACTCAGTGTTGTCCAGGCCAGACCCCCTTATTCGGACAGAACCGGGAGCACCCTCTATATTTCTGAAGTGGGATCTTCGGTAAGGTAAGTGTGCATCATCGGTCTGGATACTTTGTGGGGGAGGAAGAGCAAGATTCGTTGTTGCGTCATAGTGTTGTAAATTGAATAATCTTCGAgtaatcaaaccagaggcACGTAGATGAATTACTGTAAAGGTTACGTGCGTGACATCTGTGGTCGGAGTGTTGTCCAAGTTTGTCAACAGAACGATTTACCTAAACCAACTTTCTGGCCCACCTCACGCATAAAAGGGATTCCATAGGAGTTCCCGGGATTGAAACTGGAATGGAACCAGTACTTAAGAAGCACGGATGCATAGACACTCCATAACCTGG
The nucleotide sequence above comes from Rhizoctonia solani chromosome 3, complete sequence. Encoded proteins:
- a CDS encoding cytoplasm protein, translated to MSSHSRAHSINGDGNTISRATSVSRRSAMSKNQTLIRKSTAVHELRPSDILIERFTAYKHIVKQLVAYFEGVADIESNTAKEMTKLGAVIQVPFKAGNQFMGEGGLQDVYYTIRDKTRTIADHHSNLAKTVEGSIVQHLRKLHYEIKAHIKNVQNDTGKLATSVAREREMSTKHISDLSRAIAMFKNTPMQVTARDDPYVMNQLVIRQLQKQVHEENALQKSIIIMQQNSAHFEEGVVRSIQSAWQTFEEWNSRMSASVQETWRVMGNAMAALAPDREWISFAAKSDHLLDPETPLRNPDTVEYPSKDDPSVVPVHVGILERKKRFTRAYREAYFVLTPAGYLHEFVSSDPHVRQTPQFSLFLPACTLGPPSSAKTARSHKFHIESKTEKDGPKPTGLASRAGSLLGRNQHAYTFRARSHEEMMEWWNDIRMLAARYLVASEQLERTGPVAAAVRSAGYLSEEEDSGEEEGSSVEEEDEDEEEDYHNARDGDEEAVPAYSQPTRESGIEMGANGYALEKKPRGYSGGDGMGAGEPSTSDGDLARRMSRRQEKAPERGRLLLNMLFHRLLPSDFYNHVDTDTPSHAPVSDTGHAEEASNTAPPETNGTANGVTPEPAHEGHSGGIMSNSRRCSSKYIKTSGVLVADLFETVSVARLTRIIFILIRRR
- a CDS encoding C2H2 zinc finger; translation: MADVNKPRGRGRPRGRGGNAASRVQAPREAQNIAAAPVAPELIARRNKRRVEELERSNYTDVRNTDLGTGLAGNRSRTTLADDCNKGRKKSTTHVRSILLYRKNLNAIIEQEGLGSLPSHVPSYLTAAAPESATEARKLCSPRIRIHVVNGELLDVAAITRNDGFDSVGENSLSLGLETRDRNQDWVLDLHIRNWAYPNCGLALVGGGSVEAATYWNDVERHGQHCVTMCIYAIWSLQREDEPTGTALSIVSNDHLLLEELSVNMGGDHMCPVCSATFTRPQHVARHMRSHTGDRPYACQTCGDRFARSDLLSRHVNKCHTPGGLANTTSRKQGARNQSAASDDKKRRPCEECTQSSTKCDFGRPSCNNCSSRGSKCNYPKTKRPRRNTNPSPNNVPGTLPEHAISLPQEPMINSFGHYQEDMPPFNFHYPPPDNPIAMPPIFDNTVPMPNPASNTFMGSPEAPSLSFSAATSESADSSPWNGMDLMGLNNVPSNFDGGVFHDPNAPSYTSSHKFQTSMGSPFSYNIDSQHEPSQIPLTTLHQRPASASYQRHSIQHHQRHRSSPSLDGSHQLLNQALLRAQGQQYPAITPTRLYMHRGSVSASDSGTDYESSGRPGTASEYTDFPSPMSLVGSESGSTTSIGRAIDDIALHDPGASSLLSMGPMMVPGIGMGTGLTPQVESPSRPSMTQRQSTFGDLKAFWNECMDGQNQPNGEGRGHSLAKMTSMPCLKTPRGDATPRAAAVDPLTRIGQQRPQSGAGQTPRVGGPETKGLEQYRSALNALPAPSLQMAPKMKAAAAKQEESDSKTNIKNDPTFPPPFAPGTLQGDAWRSLMTNTGSYVVEPSNNRPNYKRLPSQTLGPENSKRAKDGDDNAVLTDDDDDDATETDYKQSQQEWHRRMSLPALGRSGVGAARLRQPQPVPASGRQGGVLN